The Dermacentor andersoni chromosome 1, qqDerAnde1_hic_scaffold, whole genome shotgun sequence genomic interval GCGCCTGCCACGGTGGTACACCACTCACTCGGAGGAGAAAGTCGACTCCGGCCGCTCGCCCGTGCGCCTGCCAAATATCTTCGGTCCTCAGCCGCTAGGAcgctgcgcatgcgcatgcgcagtttggcgtccaaaaaaggCGGATTCTGGGATATAATACGGTCAGTTAGCTTAACAAAATCTCCAAGTTTTGATAAAATTAGCATGAGAGATATAGCTGCGAACTTTGATGTGCTAAAATCAACATTGCTTTACATCTTAAATGAAACATTAAGAACTGGCCAGATACACTAAAACATGAAAGTTAGCATTGTCAGACATCTTGATAAGAAAGGATCGCGAAAGCTTTACGAGAATTGCCGAGCAATTTCAATTATTTCGTCATTGGCAGACATATTAGAAAAAATAGACCATGTTAATATGGCTTCTTTCTGTGAAAAGTTTAGCGTTATTAACCCAGCAAAGTTTGGTTCTCCCACAGGACAGAGTACCATAGGCCTGTTAGAATATTTTAACGACCATATTTGTAACTAAATCGGTAAAAACAATGTTGTATTGACTCTCTTCGTTGACTTACAAAGAGAACTTGACATACTAAATTATGAACGCTTACTCTCAAAACTAAGACGCTGTGGTTTCAGAGGCCCGCATTACACATTTTTAAAAGAATTATTTAACAGGCAGACAGTAATGTGTCCGTGTGGCGGAGTCATATAGTTCTTTGTTGTGCGTTAAATAAGGCGTAAAGCAAGGGTCCATTTTGGGACCGCGCTTGTTCAATATTTATTTGAATGATCTTGCTCGTTTACCACCAAaatcaaaaaaatatttttacgtTGATGACACGGTTTTGGTTAGAGCGAACAAATTTTTGGATGAAGTCGCTAGAGCAGTACAGTATGATGTGTCTAAACTACTTGATTGCTTCGTTGACAAGAAAATGTTTATTAATAAATCGAAGACTAACATGATATGTTTTCATAGTCCATATAAAGTAGTGGCTGATAGTTCCCCTATTTGTCTCCACACTAGTGGCTGCGTTGCATGCTTCTGTTTGGTAAAAAACACAAAATACCTGGTTTTACACTTCGACGAAACGCTGTCATGGAATGTTCACATTGAAGAACTCGCAAGATGTTTACGTGATGTCAGCGCTCATTTGTATGCTCTGAAATCCTTGTGCGAGGCAAATGTTCCTAAAATTGTTTACAGATCACTTGGTGAATCTATCATAAAGTACGGGATAACAAATGACGTATTTGCCTCTTCTAGTAGATAGAAGATAATTAACCGCATCCTAAAAAAATAGCCTATAGCCTCTCTTATGGCACACTTGGTCATGGGGAGGATgtcttgttaagcatgtacaagTCGGACATgtatacttaaaaggaagaggtctggacaccgaccaaaaatggtttaaaagagttatttacgtttcggctcccccacgggagccttgttcacaatgaaagaagcggcagagctggcgcccctttttatgtgcgtctcaaaacatgattaaggcacctggcatacatgggcggcagattgccttcgttgcgattaagagtgtgcgccgtggtttggatgattagggactcaagataaagacgcgaagaatgatttcgctccttggcaatcacacgagatttctcccagttaatcttatgtgatgtggctgcgcagtgttcggccaaggcatttgatgcaacgtgtcgtttctggacgtcattcatgtgttgcttaagtcttgttttgaagttgccggtttcaccTACGTAGACGTACCGACAAtccgcacacggaatgacatacaccacgcctgggaacttgtccttttccaaagggtctttcacatgcacgagctcgtgtctaagtttccgggagggcacgtgcgcagcctgcacgtcatatgaccgcaggacgcgtgcaagagtctcgcttatgccggggacaTACGGAATCGAAGCCCGTCTTTTTGGGGGTCCAGACTGCGTGGGTGCTGTGCGAGCCAGctggcgccctactgagtcaatgacgtactcagggtatccacaagccattaattccctccgcacaagtgcattgtccgccatgtggtcttcggctgttgtgcacacgttttttgcccgacgaagaagagagccgacaacagacctcttttgcgaagcagggtgcaccgatctgtagtttaggtagcggcccgtgtgagtgtgcttcctaaacaccttgaataacaggtttggcccatctcgctgcacaagggtgtccagaaacggcagttgcccttcagattccacttcaaCGGTGAACTTGATTGCTGCTTGTATATTGTTTAGGTGAGCCGTGAAAGGGTCAAGGTTCTTCCTTTGCAAAATGCtgaaacagtcgtcgacatatcTGAGGAAGACTTTAGGTGCCGGTGTAAACGACGACAACGCTTGAGCTTCGATAGCCTCCATTGTTAGGTTGGCTACTGTGACCGAAATCGACGCACCCATTGCTGCTCCGTGTACTTGGCGATAAAATTTCTTCTGGAACGTGAAATACGTATTTGATAGGCAAAAATTTAGTAGCCTACCTAGGTCAGGCACATCGATGGGGGATCTGTCAGGCAACGTCGGGTCTTCGTCAAGGGCGGCGACGCAAACTTCCACGGCCATGTCTATTGGTACGCTTGTAAACAGTGAGACCACGTCAAAAGAAACTAAGACTTCATCGGGGTGGACGCTTGTCCCTTTAACCTTTTCAATGAAGTCGTACGTGTTGCGTATGTGCGTGGCACGTTTTCCAACGAGTGGCGAAATGATTCTGTGAAGAAAATTTGACAGCTTGTGGAGCGGCGAACGTGTGAAGTCCACAATGGGGCGCAGGGGAACATCGGGCTTGTGCACTTTCGGTAGGCCGTATATTGCTGGGGCAgaaaaaggggcgccagctctgccgcttctttcattgtgaacaaggctcccgtgggggagccgaaacgtaaataactcttttaaaccatttttggtcggtgtccagacctcttccttttaagtatgcatcatcccgaccagacaggcttccgtcatactctcaacttcaTCCATTTGCGACAGGCGTACGGCCAGCAAGTGATCACTGAAATTCGCCGGTTCGTCTCACTGACTACGCGCATTCTGGCATTCAACGGGCATCTGACGTTCAACCTTGCCTGCAAGTCCCAGGGTTTGATCCCGCGCTCGCTACGTCTTCACAGACCCGTGTCGACGAGATTTGGACTAAGCGTGGTTTCCAAGGCAGAACGGCATCTGTTGCAAGCGAGGATCATGGACTGCAGGGACCAAGTACGAAGACTTAGGAATGATGCTTTCTTTTCTCGGCGGCGTCTCGAGGATCACTGCCCAGAAGAGATGGCGCGCATACAATTGCATGCAAATTTTCAAGCCAATCTTCGCGCTCGGAAAGATGAGCAATGCCACGACAGGAAATTCGAAAGGCTGAAGCAGTGCCGCacagcacgtccaccaaatgcCCTCAAAAACTCTGTGTACAACTTGTCCTCATACCAGCCTGACGGCTACGAAATGGCAGTTCTAAGTCTTGGTCTCAACTTCAACACGGGACCTGCAACGGACACGAAGAAAGTAATATGCGCCGCTGAGCGCGCTGTCAACTTGGTCGACCAATCCCGCCGTGACGAGGCTCGCACACGCGTTGTAAACGTATTGTCGAAGTTGCACGCCCAACCCACCGTGGACACCTTGTGCAAGCAAGAACGTGATGCCGTCAAGAGGTTGCAGGAGAACCGGGATATTGTCGTACTTCCCGCCGACAAGGGGAACGCTACTGTCCTTCTAGACAAGAGCAAATACATCGAAAAAATGTGCTTGCTATTGAGTGACGTTCACACGTACGCCAGCGTCGCAAGAGACCCGACACCCAAGCTTCAGAGGGATCTGCAGAAACTGCTCGCCGACGTCTTCCGTATGGTGCCGCCTCAGCACAAGCATTTGTACTACAGACTGATTTGCCACAATGGATCTGCCCCAGCAATATACGGCCTACCGAAAGTGCACAAGCCCGATGTTCCCCTGCGCCCCATTGTGGACTTCACACGTTCGCCGCTCCACAAGCTGTCAAATTTTCTTCACAGAATCATTTCGCCACTCGTTGGAAAACGTGCCACGCACATACGCAACACGTACGACTTCATTGAAAAGGTTAAAGGGACAAGCGTCCACCCCGATGAAGTCTTAGTTTCTTTTGACGTGGTCTCACTGTTTACAAGCGTACCAATAGACATGGCCGTGGAAGTTTGCGTCGCCGCCCTTGACGAAGACCCGACGTTGCCTGACAGATCCCCCATCGATGTGCCTGACCTAGGTAGGCTACTAAATTTTTGCCTATCAAATACGTATTTCACGTTCCAGAAGAAATTTTATCGCCAAGTACACGGAGCAGCAATGGGTGCGTCGATTTCGGTCACAGTAGCCAACCTAACAATGGAGGCTATCGAAGCTCAAGCGTTGTCGTCGTTTACACCGGCACCTAAAGTCTTCCTCAgatatgtcgacgactgtttcaGCATTTTGCAAAGGAAGAACCTTGACCCTTTCACGGCTCACCTAAACAATATACAAGCAGCAATCAAGTTCACCGttgaagtggaatctgaagggcaactgccgtttctggacacccttgtgcagcgagatgggccaaacctgttattcaaggtgtttaggaagcacactcacacgggccgctacctaaactacagatcggtgcaccctgcttcgcaaaagaggtctgttgtcggctctcttcttcgtcgggcaaaaaacgtgtgcacaacagccgaagaccacatggcggacaatgcacttgtgcggagggaattaatggcttgtggataccctgagtacgtcattgactcagtagggcgccagCTGGCTCGCACAGCACCCACGCAGTCTGGACCCCCAAAAAGACGGGCTTCGATTCCGTAtgtccccggcataagcgagactcttgcacgcgtcctgcggtcatatgacgtgcaggctgcgcacgtgccctcccggaaacttagacacgagctcgtgcatgtgaaagaccctttggaaaaggacaagttcccaggcgtggtgtatgtcattccgtgtgcggaTTGTCGGTACGTCTACGTAggtgaaaccggcaacttcaaaacaagacttaagcaacacatgaatgacgtccagaaacgacacgttgcatcaaatgccttggccgaacactgcgcagccacatcacataagattaactgggagaaatctcgtgtgattgccaaggagcgaaatcattcttcgcgtctttatcttgagtccctaatcatccaaaccacggcgcacactcttaatcgcaacgaaggcaatctgccgcccatgtatgccaggtgccttaatcatgttttgagacgcacataaaaaggggcgccagctctgccgcttctttcattgtgaacaaggctcccgtgggggagccgaaacgtaaataactcttttaaaccatttttggtcggtgtccagacctcttccttttaagtatgcatcatcccgaccagacgggcttccgtcatactctcaacttcaAGTCGGACATGTTGTTTGTCGAGGAGCAAGTGCTGTTTGACGCCATGTGTAAGAATTGTTTTTCTACTAATTTCAAGAACCCTTACGTGAAATCCCGCTGCTTACGTCAGATAGAAAAATATGTTGTACCTCGTGTGTACACCAACAACGGCAAGAGGACTCGTGCTTTCTACGTGCCGGCTAATTTTAATAATTTGATTGACAATGAGATCAAAGGATCATTTAAATTGTCAAGGTGTTTATTGACAGGGTACGCGAGGAGAGAGAGGTCGAACTCGGTgcaatgaatgaatagaatttattgataggaaagacagagaggtcgacctgagctagtgcgctctagactgctactctgcactggggaagagggaaggggagtgaaagtattgggatggatgatgatgataagagaggtggtgagtgcttatgtacatgagacagttgcctcgctagagccgctcgtcgagcttggtgtcctgcaggaacttcaacaatacttttgttgcacgcattgaaattgcagtgtcaggccatgggccgaggatagcttcctccgacagtagttgtcagtagttgtctgccaacgctggctaggaaactgtctaacgtccttcgctccagcatatatgctgggcagtcgcaaagtacgtgttgcagtgtttcgggcatctggcagtgtacacaatcagggctgttcgattggccgatgaggtgtgcgtagcgacgggtgaaagcaacgccgagccgaatcctgtgtagcaatgatgttttgctccgtgtaagcttcgggggcaaacagaatttaccgtctgggtcaatcgtatgtagacgtctgtgaatgttatcagagtgggctctgtaagcctttgtaaggtcctgcatgagtgccttgatcatggagttggtgtcaggtcgcgagtggGCAATCCGTATTTCataagaggaagaggaggccgatcttgcctcactgtcagcgagttcattaccaaaaacaccacaatggctaggcacccattgaaaggtgatcacgtggccacttaactcggcactgtgataaagttcgacgatttccagcacgagcagatagtatggtcctttctttaaaaagtattttagcgcctgtagcgctgatttggtatcgcacaatatcgtccatttatggggtgtctgcgttctcataaaacggacagcctcccgtattcccgcaagttccgcagccgtagatgtcgatttgtggtctaatcgaaatcgtcgagtaattccaagttgtgggatgacaaatgcgaccgttgtggcagatggcgtgaccgaaccatcatACTTGTccagtcccactatataatgtaaatatatgggacagggtgagctgcttcaagccaatggagcaaacgtgagatttcttcctaattctgggtatctgaagcctcactagtggtcttggcaatgtccatggaggtgtcgctgggatgtcggtggcctggaatcttgcaggtacaatgcttgcgtgacatgcaatagctttagaa includes:
- the LOC140218639 gene encoding uncharacterized protein, with product MVAAAQNSPNRAAELRDRVASPATKHPASRPSERLRPQGQSGPLLRSEVQAIVRGESRFMTAVLLDRSEESVHRNRVKKAYGQQVITEIRRFVSLTTRILAFNGHLTFNLACKSQGLIPRSLRLHRPVSTRFGLSVVSKAERHLLQARIMDCRDQVRRLRNDAFFSRRRLEDHCPEEMARIQLHANFQANLRARKDEQCHDRKFERLKQCRTARPPNALKNSVYNLSSYQPDGYEMAVLSLGLNFNTGPATDTKKVICAAERAVNLVDQSRRDEARTRVVNVLSKLHAQPTVDTLCKQERDAVKRLQENRDIVVLPADKGNATVLLDKSKYIEKMCLLLSDVHTYASVARDPTPKLQRDLQKLLADVFRMVPPQHKHLYYRLICHNGSAPAIYGLPKVHKPDVPLRPIVDFTRSPLHKLSNFLHRIISPLVGKRATHIRNTYDFIEKVKGTSVHPDEVLVSFDVVSLFTSVPIDMAVEVCVAALDEDPTLPDRSPIDVPDLALSQVKSGDHLSKLHVFKKRSDITSG